The following proteins are co-located in the Roseovarius arcticus genome:
- a CDS encoding redoxin domain-containing protein, translating to MHNAMTPDTSFPKITVSTLDGAKADLGQPNAERGDWQLVVVYRGKHCPICKTYLTELNGLLDDFAEIDVDVIAVSADPEDKATDSASDIGYSGTIGYDLSLAQMGQLGVYISDPRSPEETDRPFAEPATFVVRDDGKVQIVDVSNAPFSRPALKGLLDGLTFIRKKDYPVRGTHSG from the coding sequence ATGCACAACGCAATGACACCTGATACGTCCTTTCCAAAGATCACCGTATCCACACTGGACGGCGCTAAGGCCGACCTCGGCCAACCGAACGCGGAACGTGGCGATTGGCAACTCGTCGTGGTTTATCGTGGAAAGCACTGCCCGATCTGCAAAACCTACCTAACTGAGCTTAACGGTCTGCTGGACGACTTTGCTGAGATCGACGTCGATGTTATCGCAGTCTCGGCCGACCCGGAAGACAAGGCGACGGACTCAGCCAGCGACATAGGCTACAGTGGGACTATTGGCTATGATCTCAGCCTTGCTCAGATGGGGCAGCTGGGGGTGTATATTTCTGATCCACGCAGCCCCGAAGAAACTGACCGGCCCTTTGCGGAGCCTGCTACGTTTGTTGTGCGCGATGATGGTAAAGTTCAGATCGTGGACGTATCGAATGCGCCGTTCTCACGCCCTGCTTTGAAGGGTCTGCTCGACGGACTAACCTTTATACGTAAAAAGGACTATCCAGTGCGAGGCACTCACTCTGGGTAG
- the ctaD gene encoding cytochrome c oxidase subunit I, with product MTEATLQAGHDERGFFTRWLMSTNHKDIGVLYLFTSAAVGVIAALLSVFMRVELMEPGVQYMCLEGLRFWPSAADCTPDGHLWNIIVTYHGILMMFFVVIPALFGGFGNYFMPLMIGAPDMAFPRLNNLSYWLFVAGTSLAVASFFAPGGDGSHGAGVGWTLYAPLSVRDGGISMDLAIFAVHASGASSILGAINMITTFLNMRAPGMSLFKVPLFAWSIFVTAWMLLLAVPVLAGAVTMLLVDRNFATTFFDPSGGGDPMLYQHLFWFFGHPEVYIVVLPGFGIISHVIATFSRKPIFGYLPMVWALMAIGGMGFLVWAHHMFTVGMSITQQSFFQVASVTIAVPTGIKIFSWLATMWRGSIQFKTPMLFAIGFIFLFTVGGVTGVVVAQAAIDRAYQDTYYVVAHFHYVMSLGAVFALIAGVYYWLAKMSGRQYPEWAGKLHFWMFFIGANLTFFPQHFLGRQGMPRRYIDYPEAFGLWNAVSSWGALLSFASFLLFIGIISYTLFFGKRETRANYWNDYADTLEWTLPSPVPEHTFEKLPEPKDWERLGAR from the coding sequence ATGACCGAGGCAACATTACAGGCAGGCCATGACGAGCGCGGCTTCTTTACACGCTGGTTGATGTCCACCAACCATAAGGACATCGGCGTCCTTTACTTGTTCACATCCGCTGCGGTCGGCGTGATTGCGGCGCTGCTTTCGGTTTTTATGCGGGTCGAGCTGATGGAGCCTGGCGTGCAATACATGTGCCTAGAGGGACTAAGGTTCTGGCCCTCTGCGGCGGACTGCACACCAGACGGGCATTTGTGGAACATCATTGTCACCTATCACGGCATTCTAATGATGTTCTTTGTGGTGATCCCGGCGCTGTTCGGTGGCTTTGGCAACTACTTTATGCCGTTGATGATTGGCGCACCGGACATGGCGTTTCCGCGGTTGAACAATCTAAGCTACTGGCTGTTCGTCGCAGGCACCAGCCTTGCCGTGGCGTCGTTTTTTGCACCTGGCGGGGACGGATCGCACGGTGCCGGGGTGGGCTGGACGCTTTATGCGCCGCTGTCGGTACGTGATGGCGGCATCTCAATGGACCTGGCGATTTTCGCCGTTCATGCCTCGGGGGCCAGTTCTATCCTCGGCGCGATCAACATGATTACCACCTTTCTGAACATGCGCGCGCCGGGGATGTCGCTATTTAAAGTGCCGCTTTTCGCGTGGTCGATTTTTGTCACAGCATGGATGCTGTTATTGGCTGTGCCGGTCCTCGCGGGGGCCGTCACGATGCTGCTGGTCGACCGCAACTTTGCCACGACATTCTTTGATCCCTCTGGCGGGGGCGATCCGATGCTGTATCAGCATCTGTTCTGGTTCTTCGGCCATCCCGAAGTCTATATCGTCGTCCTTCCCGGCTTTGGCATTATCAGCCATGTTATCGCGACATTCTCACGCAAACCGATCTTTGGCTACCTGCCGATGGTCTGGGCGCTGATGGCGATCGGAGGCATGGGATTTCTGGTCTGGGCGCATCATATGTTTACAGTAGGCATGTCGATCACGCAGCAAAGTTTCTTTCAGGTCGCCTCGGTCACGATCGCGGTGCCGACTGGGATCAAGATATTTTCGTGGTTGGCGACGATGTGGCGTGGTTCGATCCAATTCAAGACACCGATGCTGTTCGCAATCGGTTTCATCTTTTTGTTCACGGTCGGCGGAGTGACTGGCGTGGTTGTAGCGCAAGCTGCCATAGATCGCGCCTATCAAGACACCTACTACGTGGTGGCCCATTTCCACTATGTGATGAGCCTGGGCGCTGTGTTCGCATTGATTGCCGGGGTATATTACTGGCTCGCGAAAATGTCGGGGCGCCAATATCCGGAATGGGCCGGCAAGCTGCATTTCTGGATGTTCTTTATCGGTGCCAATCTCACCTTCTTTCCGCAACATTTCCTGGGCCGTCAGGGGATGCCGCGCCGCTACATCGACTACCCCGAAGCGTTCGGCCTCTGGAATGCGGTATCCAGTTGGGGCGCTCTTTTGTCGTTCGCCTCATTCCTGCTGTTCATCGGGATTATCTCTTACACGCTGTTCTTTGGTAAACGTGAGACGCGGGCTAACTACTGGAACGACTATGCTGACACGCTGGAATGGACACTTCCGTCGCCAGTTCCGGAACATACGTTCGAGAAATTGCCCGAGCCGAAGGATTGGGAAAGGCTGGGCGCGAGATAA
- a CDS encoding HpcH/HpaI aldolase/citrate lyase family protein, which translates to MSFHPIDQATARLNRSELAVPGSQPQMFEKAAKSDADVIFLDMEDAVAPDEKEQARKNIIKGLNEIDWGTKSMSIRINGLDTHYMYRDVVDVVEQAGERLDLIMIPKVGTAADVYAVDMMVTQIEDAKGFKKRIGFEHIIETALGMQNVNQIAAASKRNESLHFGVADYAASMRARTTVIGGVNEHYSVLTDPLEDGSRQVHWGDMWHSAIANMVVAARANGLRPVDGPFGDFSDPEGYRAAAFRAAVLGCEGKWAIHPSQIALANEVMSPSEAEITKANRIIEAMAEAEAAGKGAVSLDGRLIDYASIRQAEVLVEKAKQIAAG; encoded by the coding sequence ATGAGCTTTCACCCGATCGACCAGGCAACAGCACGCTTGAACCGCAGCGAATTGGCCGTACCCGGCAGCCAGCCACAAATGTTTGAAAAGGCAGCAAAATCGGATGCCGACGTGATCTTTCTGGATATGGAAGACGCGGTCGCCCCGGATGAAAAAGAGCAGGCCCGCAAGAACATCATCAAGGGCCTAAATGAGATCGATTGGGGCACTAAATCCATGTCGATTCGCATCAACGGGTTGGACACGCACTACATGTATCGCGATGTTGTCGATGTGGTCGAACAGGCCGGCGAACGTCTTGATCTGATCATGATCCCCAAGGTGGGCACCGCCGCTGACGTCTATGCAGTCGATATGATGGTGACCCAGATTGAAGATGCAAAAGGGTTCAAAAAACGCATCGGTTTTGAGCACATTATTGAGACCGCGTTGGGTATGCAAAACGTCAATCAAATCGCCGCTGCGTCCAAGCGCAACGAGAGCCTGCATTTTGGCGTTGCAGACTATGCCGCGAGCATGCGCGCACGCACGACCGTCATCGGCGGCGTGAACGAGCATTATTCGGTTCTGACCGATCCCCTAGAGGATGGTTCGCGTCAGGTGCATTGGGGCGATATGTGGCACTCGGCAATTGCCAACATGGTGGTTGCGGCGCGTGCCAATGGCCTGCGTCCGGTCGACGGCCCCTTCGGCGACTTCTCTGATCCCGAAGGCTACCGCGCTGCCGCATTTCGCGCGGCAGTCCTTGGCTGCGAGGGCAAGTGGGCCATCCATCCGAGCCAAATCGCCCTCGCCAACGAAGTGATGAGCCCGTCCGAGGCAGAGATCACCAAAGCAAATCGCATTATTGAAGCAATGGCCGAGGCCGAAGCCGCAGGCAAAGGTGCGGTGTCACTTGATGGCCGCCTGATCGACTATGCCTCTATCCGACAGGCAGAAGTTCTGGTCGAAAAAGCGAAGCAGATCGCGGCCGGGTGA